A stretch of Labrus mixtus chromosome 7, fLabMix1.1, whole genome shotgun sequence DNA encodes these proteins:
- the ndrg3a gene encoding protein NDRG3a isoform X2, producing the protein MDELQDVQLTEIKPLLTNKNARNFQDFDCQEHDIETPHGVLHVTMRGVPKGNRPVILTYHDIGLNHKSCFNTLFNYEDMQEITQHFAVVHVDAPGQQEGAPPFPSSYRYPTMDELAEMLPSVMTQLKVNSVIGIGVGAGAYILSRFALNNPTLVEGLVLINVDPCAEGWIDWAASKLSGWTSDLVDIVMSHHFSTDELSDNLELIQTYRLHIAQDINQDNLALFCGSYQYRRDLEIERPIVGLNEDTVNTLTCPALLVVGDTAPAVEAVVECNSRLNPTKTTLLKMADCGGLPQVVQPGKLAEAFKYFVQGMGYMPTAGMTRLARSRTTSSSSITSMDSSRSRNNLNSYLEGSATGALDSQTGPQTMEVSC; encoded by the exons aatgctAGAAACTTCCAAGATTTCGACTGCCAG gagcatGACATTGAGACCCCCCATGGCGTCCTCCATGTCACTATGCGAGGTGTTCCCAAGGGCAACAGGCCTGTCATCCTCACCTATCATGACATCGGACTCAACC ACAAGTCGTGCTTCAACACCCTGTTCAACTATGAGGACATGCAGGAGATTACGCAGCACTTTGCCGTAGTCCATGTGGACGCGCCTGGCCAGCAGGAGGGTGCACCTCCATTTCCCAGCAG TTATCGCTACCCAACCATGGATGAGTTAGCTGAAATGCTGCCCTCTGTGATGACTCAGCTCAA GGTCAACAGCGTGATCGGCATAGGCGTTGGAGCCGGAGCATACATCCTCAGCCGCTTTGCA CTGAACAACCCCACCCTGGTGGAGGGACTGGTTCTGATCAATGTGGACCCATGTGCTGAAGGCTGGATCGACTGGGCAGCTTCTAAG CTCTCTGGATGGACCAGTGATTTGGTGGATATCGTAATGTCCCACCACTTCAGCACT GATGAGCTATCAGACAACCTGGAGCTGATCCAAACTTATCGCCTCCACATTGCACAAGACATCAACCAGGACAACCTTGCTCTCTTCTGTGGCTCCTACCAATA CCGTCGGGATCTGGAGATCGAGAGGCCAATCGTGGGTCTCAATGAGGACACGGTCAACACACTAAC GTGCCCCGCTCTGCTGGTGGTTGGTGACACAGCACCTGCTGTCGAGGCAGTG GTGGAGTGCAATTCCAGGTTAAATCCAACCAAGACTACACTTTTAAAG ATGGCTGATTGTGGAGGCCTGCCCCAAGTTGTGCAG CCTGGAAAACTTGCTGAGGCCTTCAAGTACTTTGTTCAGGGAATGGGCTACA TGCCGACAGCAGGAATGACTCGTCTGGCTCGCTCCcgcaccacctcctcctccagcatcaCCTCCATGGACAGCAGTCGCAGCCGCAACAACCTCAACAGCTATCTGGAGGGTAGCGCAACTGGGGCCCTGGACAGCCAGACCGGACCCCAGACCATGGAGGTCTCCTGCTAA
- the ndrg3a gene encoding protein NDRG3a isoform X1, whose translation MDELQDVQLTEIKPLLTNKNARNFQDFDCQEHDIETPHGVLHVTMRGVPKGNRPVILTYHDIGLNHKSCFNTLFNYEDMQEITQHFAVVHVDAPGQQEGAPPFPSSYRYPTMDELAEMLPSVMTQLKVNSVIGIGVGAGAYILSRFALNNPTLVEGLVLINVDPCAEGWIDWAASKLSGWTSDLVDIVMSHHFSTDELSDNLELIQTYRLHIAQDINQDNLALFCGSYQYRRDLEIERPIVGLNEDTVNTLTCPALLVVGDTAPAVEAVVECNSRLNPTKTTLLKMADCGGLPQVVQPGKLAEAFKYFVQGMGYIPYVLLSHLSNESVPTAGMTRLARSRTTSSSSITSMDSSRSRNNLNSYLEGSATGALDSQTGPQTMEVSC comes from the exons aatgctAGAAACTTCCAAGATTTCGACTGCCAG gagcatGACATTGAGACCCCCCATGGCGTCCTCCATGTCACTATGCGAGGTGTTCCCAAGGGCAACAGGCCTGTCATCCTCACCTATCATGACATCGGACTCAACC ACAAGTCGTGCTTCAACACCCTGTTCAACTATGAGGACATGCAGGAGATTACGCAGCACTTTGCCGTAGTCCATGTGGACGCGCCTGGCCAGCAGGAGGGTGCACCTCCATTTCCCAGCAG TTATCGCTACCCAACCATGGATGAGTTAGCTGAAATGCTGCCCTCTGTGATGACTCAGCTCAA GGTCAACAGCGTGATCGGCATAGGCGTTGGAGCCGGAGCATACATCCTCAGCCGCTTTGCA CTGAACAACCCCACCCTGGTGGAGGGACTGGTTCTGATCAATGTGGACCCATGTGCTGAAGGCTGGATCGACTGGGCAGCTTCTAAG CTCTCTGGATGGACCAGTGATTTGGTGGATATCGTAATGTCCCACCACTTCAGCACT GATGAGCTATCAGACAACCTGGAGCTGATCCAAACTTATCGCCTCCACATTGCACAAGACATCAACCAGGACAACCTTGCTCTCTTCTGTGGCTCCTACCAATA CCGTCGGGATCTGGAGATCGAGAGGCCAATCGTGGGTCTCAATGAGGACACGGTCAACACACTAAC GTGCCCCGCTCTGCTGGTGGTTGGTGACACAGCACCTGCTGTCGAGGCAGTG GTGGAGTGCAATTCCAGGTTAAATCCAACCAAGACTACACTTTTAAAG ATGGCTGATTGTGGAGGCCTGCCCCAAGTTGTGCAG CCTGGAAAACTTGCTGAGGCCTTCAAGTACTTTGTTCAGGGAATGGGCTACA TTCCCTACGTTCTTCTCAGTCACCTGAGCAACGAATCAG TGCCGACAGCAGGAATGACTCGTCTGGCTCGCTCCcgcaccacctcctcctccagcatcaCCTCCATGGACAGCAGTCGCAGCCGCAACAACCTCAACAGCTATCTGGAGGGTAGCGCAACTGGGGCCCTGGACAGCCAGACCGGACCCCAGACCATGGAGGTCTCCTGCTAA
- the ndrg3a gene encoding protein NDRG3a isoform X4, with protein sequence MDELQDVQLTEIKPLLTNKNARNFQDFDCQEHDIETPHGVLHVTMRGVPKGNRPVILTYHDIGLNHKSCFNTLFNYEDMQEITQHFAVVHVDAPGQQEGAPPFPSSYRYPTMDELAEMLPSVMTQLKVNSVIGIGVGAGAYILSRFALNNPTLVEGLVLINVDPCAEGWIDWAASKLSGWTSDLVDIVMSHHFSTDELSDNLELIQTYRLHIAQDINQDNLALFCGSYQYRRDLEIERPIVGLNEDTVNTLTCPALLVVGDTAPAVEAVVECNSRLNPTKTTLLKMADCGGLPQVVQPGKLAEAFKYFVQGMGYICGPQNPQ encoded by the exons aatgctAGAAACTTCCAAGATTTCGACTGCCAG gagcatGACATTGAGACCCCCCATGGCGTCCTCCATGTCACTATGCGAGGTGTTCCCAAGGGCAACAGGCCTGTCATCCTCACCTATCATGACATCGGACTCAACC ACAAGTCGTGCTTCAACACCCTGTTCAACTATGAGGACATGCAGGAGATTACGCAGCACTTTGCCGTAGTCCATGTGGACGCGCCTGGCCAGCAGGAGGGTGCACCTCCATTTCCCAGCAG TTATCGCTACCCAACCATGGATGAGTTAGCTGAAATGCTGCCCTCTGTGATGACTCAGCTCAA GGTCAACAGCGTGATCGGCATAGGCGTTGGAGCCGGAGCATACATCCTCAGCCGCTTTGCA CTGAACAACCCCACCCTGGTGGAGGGACTGGTTCTGATCAATGTGGACCCATGTGCTGAAGGCTGGATCGACTGGGCAGCTTCTAAG CTCTCTGGATGGACCAGTGATTTGGTGGATATCGTAATGTCCCACCACTTCAGCACT GATGAGCTATCAGACAACCTGGAGCTGATCCAAACTTATCGCCTCCACATTGCACAAGACATCAACCAGGACAACCTTGCTCTCTTCTGTGGCTCCTACCAATA CCGTCGGGATCTGGAGATCGAGAGGCCAATCGTGGGTCTCAATGAGGACACGGTCAACACACTAAC GTGCCCCGCTCTGCTGGTGGTTGGTGACACAGCACCTGCTGTCGAGGCAGTG GTGGAGTGCAATTCCAGGTTAAATCCAACCAAGACTACACTTTTAAAG ATGGCTGATTGTGGAGGCCTGCCCCAAGTTGTGCAG CCTGGAAAACTTGCTGAGGCCTTCAAGTACTTTGTTCAGGGAATGGGCTACA TTTGTGGTCCCCAAAACCCTCAGTAG
- the ndrg3a gene encoding protein NDRG3a isoform X3 → MSAILDLDQIACSGNGVEHDIETPHGVLHVTMRGVPKGNRPVILTYHDIGLNHKSCFNTLFNYEDMQEITQHFAVVHVDAPGQQEGAPPFPSSYRYPTMDELAEMLPSVMTQLKVNSVIGIGVGAGAYILSRFALNNPTLVEGLVLINVDPCAEGWIDWAASKLSGWTSDLVDIVMSHHFSTDELSDNLELIQTYRLHIAQDINQDNLALFCGSYQYRRDLEIERPIVGLNEDTVNTLTCPALLVVGDTAPAVEAVVECNSRLNPTKTTLLKMADCGGLPQVVQPGKLAEAFKYFVQGMGYIPYVLLSHLSNESVPTAGMTRLARSRTTSSSSITSMDSSRSRNNLNSYLEGSATGALDSQTGPQTMEVSC, encoded by the exons ATGTCAGCTATTCTGGACCTGGACCAGATTGCATGCTCTGGGAATGGAGTG gagcatGACATTGAGACCCCCCATGGCGTCCTCCATGTCACTATGCGAGGTGTTCCCAAGGGCAACAGGCCTGTCATCCTCACCTATCATGACATCGGACTCAACC ACAAGTCGTGCTTCAACACCCTGTTCAACTATGAGGACATGCAGGAGATTACGCAGCACTTTGCCGTAGTCCATGTGGACGCGCCTGGCCAGCAGGAGGGTGCACCTCCATTTCCCAGCAG TTATCGCTACCCAACCATGGATGAGTTAGCTGAAATGCTGCCCTCTGTGATGACTCAGCTCAA GGTCAACAGCGTGATCGGCATAGGCGTTGGAGCCGGAGCATACATCCTCAGCCGCTTTGCA CTGAACAACCCCACCCTGGTGGAGGGACTGGTTCTGATCAATGTGGACCCATGTGCTGAAGGCTGGATCGACTGGGCAGCTTCTAAG CTCTCTGGATGGACCAGTGATTTGGTGGATATCGTAATGTCCCACCACTTCAGCACT GATGAGCTATCAGACAACCTGGAGCTGATCCAAACTTATCGCCTCCACATTGCACAAGACATCAACCAGGACAACCTTGCTCTCTTCTGTGGCTCCTACCAATA CCGTCGGGATCTGGAGATCGAGAGGCCAATCGTGGGTCTCAATGAGGACACGGTCAACACACTAAC GTGCCCCGCTCTGCTGGTGGTTGGTGACACAGCACCTGCTGTCGAGGCAGTG GTGGAGTGCAATTCCAGGTTAAATCCAACCAAGACTACACTTTTAAAG ATGGCTGATTGTGGAGGCCTGCCCCAAGTTGTGCAG CCTGGAAAACTTGCTGAGGCCTTCAAGTACTTTGTTCAGGGAATGGGCTACA TTCCCTACGTTCTTCTCAGTCACCTGAGCAACGAATCAG TGCCGACAGCAGGAATGACTCGTCTGGCTCGCTCCcgcaccacctcctcctccagcatcaCCTCCATGGACAGCAGTCGCAGCCGCAACAACCTCAACAGCTATCTGGAGGGTAGCGCAACTGGGGCCCTGGACAGCCAGACCGGACCCCAGACCATGGAGGTCTCCTGCTAA